CTCGACGTCGGAGGCCACCTGCCGGTCGTAGATCGTGTCGGTGAGCACCTCGCTGGGCCGCCGCATCCGCTTGCGGTAACGATCGATGTGGATATTGGCCTGGATCCGAAAGAGCCACGCCCTGAGATTGGTTCCTTGCTGGAAGGTCCTGAAACCCGTGTAAGCCTGCATCATGGTCTCCTGCACCAGGTCTTCGGCGTCAGCGCGCTTCAGGGTCATCCGCATGGCCCCGCCGAAAAGCGTGTCCAGAAGCGGGATCACGTCGCGCTCGAAACGCGCCGCCAGTTCAGCGTCGGTGTCGTCGGGTACCGAGGAGAGGTGGCCTCTGATGTGTGGGGGTACAGCGGTTTCGAGCTCGATCATGACGATCTCCTAGTGCTCTTCGGTCAGGGTGAGCACCGGCATTGCGAGAGCGGGTGCGAGGCGATTCTGAAGTGCGACGATCGCTCGCAACGGCCGCAGGTGGATCACCAGTGAGGCGACCTTGCCCTCGGCGTTGATGCCGATCAGGTCCACGCCGTCGATCTCGGTGGTGCCGATCTTGATGTTCGTCATGACGGCGAAATGTCCTTCACCCGAGATGATTTCGGTGACGGTGAACTCATCGA
Above is a window of Mycolicibacterium baixiangningiae DNA encoding:
- a CDS encoding sigma-70 family RNA polymerase sigma factor, with protein sequence MIELETAVPPHIRGHLSSVPDDTDAELAARFERDVIPLLDTLFGGAMRMTLKRADAEDLVQETMMQAYTGFRTFQQGTNLRAWLFRIQANIHIDRYRKRMRRPSEVLTDTIYDRQVASDVERLPRALRSAEVEVLELLPDDDIRNALDALPVAFRMAVYYADVEGLTYKEISDIMCSPLGTVMSRIHRGRSRLRVLLAVLAADRGYFWAQHQGTA